A window of the Arachis duranensis cultivar V14167 chromosome 5, aradu.V14167.gnm2.J7QH, whole genome shotgun sequence genome harbors these coding sequences:
- the LOC107488780 gene encoding ADP-ribosylation factor 2 — translation MGLTFTKLFSRLFAKKEMRILMVGLDAAGKTTILYKLKLGEIVTTIPTIGFNVETVEYKNISFTVWDVGGQDKIRPLWRHYFQNTQGLIFVVDSNDRDRVVEARDELHRMLNEDELRDAVLLVFANKQDLPNAMNAAEITDKLGLHSLRQRHWYIQSTCATSGEGLYEGLDWLSNNIANKVVVSLWKSAFMHIDV, via the exons ATGGGGCTGACATTCACAAAGCTTTTCAGTAGGCTCTTTGCCAAGAAGGAAATGAGGATTCTCATGGTGGGTCTTGATGCTGCTGGTAAGACCACTATCCTCTACAAGCTCAAGCTTGGAGAGATCGTCACTACAATTCCCACTATTG GGTTCAATGTGGAGACTGTTGAATACAAGAACATTAGCTTCACTGTTTGGGATGTTGGTGGCCAGGACAAG ATCCGTCCATTGTGGAGGCACTATTTCCAGAACACCCAGGGTCTTATATTTGTTGTGGACAGCAATGACAGGGACAGAGTTGTTGAGGCCAGAGATGAGTTACATCGGATGTTGAATGAG GATGAACTGAGAGAtgctgtattgcttgtgtttgccAACAAACAAGATCTTCCTAATGCAATGAATGCTGCTGAGATTACTGACAAGCTGGGACTCCACTCTCTCAGACAACGCCACTG GTACATCCAGAGCACTTGTGCAACATCTGGGGAAGGCCTTTATGAAGGTTTGGACTGGCTTTCGAACAACATTGCCAATAAGGTAGTtgttagtttatggaaaagtgCATTCATGCATATTGATGTTTaa
- the LOC107488779 gene encoding type 2 DNA topoisomerase 6 subunit B-like isoform X3: MLSIKTTSISDTEIHNYTINLKASDSSKITRLTSNTKNGARFSGSEVCLSSFVSIDLLVAEIHQFLEKMMILSIPNVATHLVAEDCDVPGSRYEKVFLANGDKELPIPASNLDLLKSGLEDYVLRHGNTLSNKCHYCFPNWEQLKVGSGVACSIENHQHNELVMEAVIIISNMPVDNTECFRKYGDKTEVFYFKDFSPGTVSKSLMKALKGIDWKSYGLKLGGIVQQDRLALLEWENLTRDTHVDIVLHSYNKQTVIPGPRKITQTERNLVKRAVKLSLDDLKEKHAGVLLSSHAVQVRSYAPDLAKTIAGLILSSSDLNFQEECFSLLGLQSQVVGTENMENCIRERIVSVIEMNDKKPHKNKVAPSLFVDDRAQELEFEENDMEEGEDDLDLQLF, encoded by the exons ATGCTTTCTATAAAAACCACGA GTATTAGTGATACTGAGATACATAACTACACGATAAACTTGAAAGCAAGTGATTCTTCCAAAATAACTAGGCTAACTTCAAACACAAAAAATGGTGCAAGATTCAG TGGCAGTGAAGTATGTCTTTCATCTTTTGTTAGCATTGATCTCTTAGTGGCTGAGATTCATCAGTTTTTAGAGAAG ATGATGATTTTAAGTATTCCT AACGTTGCAACTCATTTGGTGGCAGAAGATTGTGATGTACCTGGATCAAGATATGAAAAGGTGTTTCTTGCAAATGGGGACAAGGAATTACCAATCCCAGCTTCAAATCTTGATCTTCTTAAGTCAGGCCTTGAAGATTATGTACTAAGGCATGGAAATACCTTAAGTAACAAGTGCCACTATTGCTTTCCAAATTG GGAGCAGCTCAAAGTTGGGAGTGGAGTAGCTTGCAGCATTGAAAACCATCAGCATAATGAACTGGTGATGGAGGCAGTCATAATAATAAGTAACATGCCAGTAGACAACACTGAGTGCTTCAGGAAGTATGGAGATAAAACAGAG GTTTTCTATTTCAAAGACTTTTCCCCTGGTACAGTCTCTAAGTCACTTATGAAGGCATTGAAAGGCATTGACTGGAAAAGCTATGGTTTGAAACTAGGGGGGATAGTGCAGCAAGATCGTCTTGCTTTACTAGAATGGGAAAACTTGACTAGAGATACTCACGTTGATATTGTGCTTCACTCGTACAATAAAC AGACTGTGATACCGGGACCAAGAAAGATTACTCAAACTGAGAGAAATCTTGTTAAAAGAGCTGTTAAACTTTCCCTCGATGACTTGAAGGAGAAGCATGCAGGAGTTCTTTTAAGTTCACATGCAGTTCAG GTTCGAAGTTATGCCCCGGATCTTGCAAAAACAATTGCTGGGCTGATCTTGTCTTCTAGTGACTTAAATTTCCAGGAAGAATGCTTTTCTCTGCTTGGATTACAGTCACAAGTAGTTGGAACTGAAAATATGGAGAATTGTATTAGAGAGAGGATAGTTTCAGTTATAGAGATGAACGACAAGAAGCCCCACAAAAACAAAGTTGCACCCTCCCTTTTTGTGGATGATCGTGCGCAGGAATTGGAGTTTGAAGAAAACGACATGGAAGAAGGTGAAGATGATTTGGACTTGCAATTGTTCTGA
- the LOC107488779 gene encoding type 2 DNA topoisomerase 6 subunit B-like isoform X1, producing MEFSSVQNLSLHLISSAFQRCRLSEQICRLSVILARSSSSSLRVSISDTGNGSCLEEFQGLRFSSNDDADNWDGMLSIKTTSISDTEIHNYTINLKASDSSKITRLTSNTKNGARFSGSEVCLSSFVSIDLLVAEIHQFLEKMMILSIPNVATHLVAEDCDVPGSRYEKVFLANGDKELPIPASNLDLLKSGLEDYVLRHGNTLSNKCHYCFPNWEQLKVGSGVACSIENHQHNELVMEAVIIISNMPVDNTECFRKYGDKTEVFYFKDFSPGTVSKSLMKALKGIDWKSYGLKLGGIVQQDRLALLEWENLTRDTHVDIVLHSYNKQTVIPGPRKITQTERNLVKRAVKLSLDDLKEKHAGVLLSSHAVQVRSYAPDLAKTIAGLILSSSDLNFQEECFSLLGLQSQVVGTENMENCIRERIVSVIEMNDKKPHKNKVAPSLFVDDRAQELEFEENDMEEGEDDLDLQLF from the exons ATGGAGTTCTCTTCGGTTCAGAATTTAAGCTTACAC TTAATATCTTCAGCGTTTCAGAGATGCCGATTGTCTGAGCAGATTTGCAGACTCTCGGTGATTCTCGCTCGATCTTCGTCTTCCTCTCTTCGAGTCTCAA TCTCTGATACTGGAAATGGAAGCTGCTTAGAAGAATTTCAAGGTTTGAGGTTTTCTTCCAACGATGATGCTGACAACTGGG ATGGAATGCTTTCTATAAAAACCACGA GTATTAGTGATACTGAGATACATAACTACACGATAAACTTGAAAGCAAGTGATTCTTCCAAAATAACTAGGCTAACTTCAAACACAAAAAATGGTGCAAGATTCAG TGGCAGTGAAGTATGTCTTTCATCTTTTGTTAGCATTGATCTCTTAGTGGCTGAGATTCATCAGTTTTTAGAGAAG ATGATGATTTTAAGTATTCCT AACGTTGCAACTCATTTGGTGGCAGAAGATTGTGATGTACCTGGATCAAGATATGAAAAGGTGTTTCTTGCAAATGGGGACAAGGAATTACCAATCCCAGCTTCAAATCTTGATCTTCTTAAGTCAGGCCTTGAAGATTATGTACTAAGGCATGGAAATACCTTAAGTAACAAGTGCCACTATTGCTTTCCAAATTG GGAGCAGCTCAAAGTTGGGAGTGGAGTAGCTTGCAGCATTGAAAACCATCAGCATAATGAACTGGTGATGGAGGCAGTCATAATAATAAGTAACATGCCAGTAGACAACACTGAGTGCTTCAGGAAGTATGGAGATAAAACAGAG GTTTTCTATTTCAAAGACTTTTCCCCTGGTACAGTCTCTAAGTCACTTATGAAGGCATTGAAAGGCATTGACTGGAAAAGCTATGGTTTGAAACTAGGGGGGATAGTGCAGCAAGATCGTCTTGCTTTACTAGAATGGGAAAACTTGACTAGAGATACTCACGTTGATATTGTGCTTCACTCGTACAATAAAC AGACTGTGATACCGGGACCAAGAAAGATTACTCAAACTGAGAGAAATCTTGTTAAAAGAGCTGTTAAACTTTCCCTCGATGACTTGAAGGAGAAGCATGCAGGAGTTCTTTTAAGTTCACATGCAGTTCAG GTTCGAAGTTATGCCCCGGATCTTGCAAAAACAATTGCTGGGCTGATCTTGTCTTCTAGTGACTTAAATTTCCAGGAAGAATGCTTTTCTCTGCTTGGATTACAGTCACAAGTAGTTGGAACTGAAAATATGGAGAATTGTATTAGAGAGAGGATAGTTTCAGTTATAGAGATGAACGACAAGAAGCCCCACAAAAACAAAGTTGCACCCTCCCTTTTTGTGGATGATCGTGCGCAGGAATTGGAGTTTGAAGAAAACGACATGGAAGAAGGTGAAGATGATTTGGACTTGCAATTGTTCTGA
- the LOC107488779 gene encoding type 2 DNA topoisomerase 6 subunit B-like isoform X2, producing the protein MRFQLISSAFQRCRLSEQICRLSVILARSSSSSLRVSISDTGNGSCLEEFQGLRFSSNDDADNWDGMLSIKTTSISDTEIHNYTINLKASDSSKITRLTSNTKNGARFSGSEVCLSSFVSIDLLVAEIHQFLEKMMILSIPNVATHLVAEDCDVPGSRYEKVFLANGDKELPIPASNLDLLKSGLEDYVLRHGNTLSNKCHYCFPNWEQLKVGSGVACSIENHQHNELVMEAVIIISNMPVDNTECFRKYGDKTEVFYFKDFSPGTVSKSLMKALKGIDWKSYGLKLGGIVQQDRLALLEWENLTRDTHVDIVLHSYNKQTVIPGPRKITQTERNLVKRAVKLSLDDLKEKHAGVLLSSHAVQVRSYAPDLAKTIAGLILSSSDLNFQEECFSLLGLQSQVVGTENMENCIRERIVSVIEMNDKKPHKNKVAPSLFVDDRAQELEFEENDMEEGEDDLDLQLF; encoded by the exons ATGCGATTTCAGTTAATATCTTCAGCGTTTCAGAGATGCCGATTGTCTGAGCAGATTTGCAGACTCTCGGTGATTCTCGCTCGATCTTCGTCTTCCTCTCTTCGAGTCTCAA TCTCTGATACTGGAAATGGAAGCTGCTTAGAAGAATTTCAAGGTTTGAGGTTTTCTTCCAACGATGATGCTGACAACTGGG ATGGAATGCTTTCTATAAAAACCACGA GTATTAGTGATACTGAGATACATAACTACACGATAAACTTGAAAGCAAGTGATTCTTCCAAAATAACTAGGCTAACTTCAAACACAAAAAATGGTGCAAGATTCAG TGGCAGTGAAGTATGTCTTTCATCTTTTGTTAGCATTGATCTCTTAGTGGCTGAGATTCATCAGTTTTTAGAGAAG ATGATGATTTTAAGTATTCCT AACGTTGCAACTCATTTGGTGGCAGAAGATTGTGATGTACCTGGATCAAGATATGAAAAGGTGTTTCTTGCAAATGGGGACAAGGAATTACCAATCCCAGCTTCAAATCTTGATCTTCTTAAGTCAGGCCTTGAAGATTATGTACTAAGGCATGGAAATACCTTAAGTAACAAGTGCCACTATTGCTTTCCAAATTG GGAGCAGCTCAAAGTTGGGAGTGGAGTAGCTTGCAGCATTGAAAACCATCAGCATAATGAACTGGTGATGGAGGCAGTCATAATAATAAGTAACATGCCAGTAGACAACACTGAGTGCTTCAGGAAGTATGGAGATAAAACAGAG GTTTTCTATTTCAAAGACTTTTCCCCTGGTACAGTCTCTAAGTCACTTATGAAGGCATTGAAAGGCATTGACTGGAAAAGCTATGGTTTGAAACTAGGGGGGATAGTGCAGCAAGATCGTCTTGCTTTACTAGAATGGGAAAACTTGACTAGAGATACTCACGTTGATATTGTGCTTCACTCGTACAATAAAC AGACTGTGATACCGGGACCAAGAAAGATTACTCAAACTGAGAGAAATCTTGTTAAAAGAGCTGTTAAACTTTCCCTCGATGACTTGAAGGAGAAGCATGCAGGAGTTCTTTTAAGTTCACATGCAGTTCAG GTTCGAAGTTATGCCCCGGATCTTGCAAAAACAATTGCTGGGCTGATCTTGTCTTCTAGTGACTTAAATTTCCAGGAAGAATGCTTTTCTCTGCTTGGATTACAGTCACAAGTAGTTGGAACTGAAAATATGGAGAATTGTATTAGAGAGAGGATAGTTTCAGTTATAGAGATGAACGACAAGAAGCCCCACAAAAACAAAGTTGCACCCTCCCTTTTTGTGGATGATCGTGCGCAGGAATTGGAGTTTGAAGAAAACGACATGGAAGAAGGTGAAGATGATTTGGACTTGCAATTGTTCTGA